The following coding sequences are from one Lolium rigidum isolate FL_2022 chromosome 6, APGP_CSIRO_Lrig_0.1, whole genome shotgun sequence window:
- the LOC124660453 gene encoding uncharacterized protein LOC124660453 translates to MALRILNLTTSSSGCERNWSVYEQVDAKRRNKLDVRRRDNLVYIQFNGRMMDKRKKYSSSDVLLGDDASMAQDWIVEGAYVDDEVDPATGLNDTIIDEAMGMEPRRIARVRELHEVEEFVSDGESEHDVVMEDDIEFESDDDRVIETNDNEDEEDVIPP, encoded by the exons ATGGCTTTGAGGATACTCAACTTGACCACGAGCTCTTCCGGATGTGAAAGAAATTGGAGTGTTTATGAACAA GTTGATGCAAAGAGGAGAAATAAGCTAGATGTGCGCCGTAGGGACAATCTAGTTTATATTCAGTTTAATGGAAGAATGATGGACAAGAGAAAGAAGTACTCCTCTTCTGATGTTCTCCTTGGTGATGATGCTTCAATGGCACAAGATTGGATAGTTGAAGGTGCATATGTTGATGATGAGGTTGATCCTGCCACGGGGCTGAATGACACCATCATTGATGAAGCAATGGGAATGGAGCCTCGTAGGATTGCGAGGGTGAGAGAActccatgaagtagaagaatttgTTTCCGATGGCGAATCTGAACATGATGTTGTCATGGAGGATGACATAGAGTTTGAGTCTGATGATGATCGGGTTATTGAAACCAACGacaatgaagatgaggaggacgtGATTCCGCCTTGA
- the LOC124662035 gene encoding pentatricopeptide repeat-containing protein At4g01990, mitochondrial-like, protein MAALTSSAGCRLLRRFLSTASEVASEAIPPVAKKEAHPVRKKVASKAAHGVAKDAKKAAHPAAKVASESARPVEEDAKKAATKDSRPLYRRLSALGNAGEGSVSGVLNKWVREGRETRSVDLERYVKELRKYKRHPQALELMDWMVHTKGMNMSYTNHAIRLDLIYKVRGIEAAEKYFDGLPDPAKNHRTYGALLNCYCSSKKEEKATDIYRKMDELGISSSTLPINNLMSLYMKLGQHKKVASLFEEMKEKNIKPNNLTCCVLMTSYAALNKIDNVEEVQKEMEERNILGWSAYSTLASIYLSAGLVEKAESALKKLEGLVEASDGRQPFDFLMSLYASVGNLSEVNRVWDVVKDTFPKVTNTSYFSMLQALLKLNDADRMKQIFEEWESNHECYDAKLTNVMTRAHLKNGMAKEAELLWEKAKEKGGNFDSKTCELFLDHYMGTGDMKSALNWVENVTKLPKKTAKLDQEKIHKFSKYFEEQKDVEGANRFCRCLRILGCIDGKAYESLLRTYLAAGQTSRSLRQQIKDDKIEICYDIGKLLTRMGDKGR, encoded by the exons atggcggcGCTCACCTCCTCCGCCGGCtgtcgcctcctccgccgcttcctcTCCACAGCCTCCGAAGTAGCATCGGAAGCAATCCCCCCCGTCGCTAAGAAGGAGGCACACCCCGTCCGGAAGAAGGTGGCGTCTAAGGCGGCGCACGGCGTCGCCAAGGACGCGAAAAAGGCAGCGCACCCCGCCGCAAAGGTGGCTTCGGAGTCGGCGCGCCCCGTGGAGGAGGACGCCAAGAAGGCGGCGACCAAGGACTCGCGCCCGCTGTACCGGCGGCTGTCGGCGCTGGGGAACGCGGGGGAGGGGAGCGTGTCGGGGGTGCTGAACAAATGGGTGCGGGAGGGACGGGAGACGCGCTCCGTGGATCTCGAGAGGTATGTCAAGGAGCTCCGCAAGTACAAGCGCCATCCCCAGGCCCTTGAG TTGATGGATTGGATGGTTCATACCAAGGGTATGAACATGTCATACACTAACCATGCAATACGTTTGGACCTCATTTACAAAGTGCGTGGCATTGAAGCAGCTGAAAAGTATTTTGATGGCCTTCCTGATCCAGCCAAGAACCATCGAACTTATGGTGCACTTCTCAACTGTTATTGCTCAtcgaaaaaagaagagaaagcaACGGACATCTACCGGAAGATGGATGAGCTTGGCATCTCATCCAGTACTCTGCCCATCAACAATCTGATGTCCCTTTACATGAAGTTAGGCCAGCATAAGAAGGTTGCTAGCCTATTTGAGGAAATGAAGGAAAAGAATATTAAACCGAATAACCTCACATGCTGTGTTCTGATGACCAGTTATGCGGCATTGAACAAGATAGATAATGTTGAAGAAGTTCAAAAAGAAATGGAAGAAAGAAATATTCTAGGGTGGTCTGCGTATAGTACACTGGCTTCCATCTACTTGAGTGCTGGTTTGGTTGAAAAAGCAGAGTCTGCTCTGAAGAAACTTGAGGGCCTTGTTGAAGCTAGTGATGGCAGACAGCCTTTTGATTTCCTTATGAGTCTATATGCTTCAGTAGGCAATTTGAGTGAGGTCAACAGAGTGTGGGACGTGGTTAAGGACACTTTCCCAAAGGTGACTAACACAAGCTACTTCAGCATGCTCCAAGCTCTTCTAAAGCTCAATGATGCTGATCGCATGAAGCAGATTTTTGAGGAATGGGAGTCTAATCATGAATGCTATGATGCAAAACTGACTAATGTGATGACTCGAGCCCATCTGAAGAATGGCATGGCAAAAGAAGCAGAGCTGTTGTGGGAGAAGGCCAAGGAAAAGGGTGGCAATTTTGACTCCAAAACATGCGAGTTGTTCCTCGACCACTACATGGGGACAGGGGACATGAAATCAGCACTCAACTGGGTCGAGAATGTGACAAAACTCCCCAAGAAAACAGCGAAGCTAGATCAGGAGAAGATCCACAAATTCTCCAAGTACTTTGAAGAACAGAAGGATGTCGAAGGTGCAAACAGGTTCTGCCGCTGCTTGAGGATACTTGGGTGCATTGATGGCAAAGCATACGAGTCCCTCCTGCGGACCTATCTGGCAGCTGGTCAGACAAGCCGTTCCCTCCGTCAACAGATCAAGGATGATAAGATTGAGATATGCTACGACATTGGGAAGTTACTCACGAGGATGGGCGACAAGGGACGGTGA